The following are from one region of the Halodesulfurarchaeum sp. HSR-GB genome:
- a CDS encoding DUF2267 domain-containing protein, with protein MQFDEFTGTVQHRLSFPGTGETLRAIRATLMTLGERIPEGNAADLAASLPMEIKWYMTGAVAEHGQRFDWPEFLTRVSEIENADRADAAYHARVIIDLVHDQVPASDFRQLRDALPESESDEGWGSLFEIVDSGGYSGDEE; from the coding sequence ATGCAGTTCGACGAATTCACCGGGACAGTCCAGCACCGTCTGTCGTTTCCGGGCACCGGCGAGACGCTTCGGGCCATCAGAGCGACACTCATGACCCTCGGCGAACGGATTCCCGAGGGCAATGCGGCAGACCTGGCCGCCTCGCTCCCGATGGAGATCAAGTGGTACATGACTGGCGCAGTTGCTGAACATGGGCAGCGATTCGACTGGCCGGAGTTTCTCACCCGTGTCAGCGAAATCGAGAACGCGGACCGGGCGGACGCAGCCTACCACGCCCGTGTCATCATCGACCTGGTGCACGACCAGGTTCCGGCCTCGGACTTCCGGCAACTCCGGGATGCGCTGCCCGAAAGCGAGTCCGACGAGGGGTGGGGATCGCTCTTCGAGATCGTCGATAGCGGCGGATACAGCGGCGACGAGGAGTGA
- a CDS encoding MATE family efflux transporter — protein MSNREVNVTDGALLKPLVVLSLPIVLSQMLQVGYNLADTFWVGRVGQEAVSALSYSWPLVFLMISVAGGFTVAGTVLVAQYKGAGKSELVDYAAGQTIAFVVVVAAFFSIVGFALTPWLVDLVGARPGSTEYLLAVEYTRTIFLGVVFMFGFFIFQALLRGWGDTRTPLYLMAFGVALNVVLDPFLILGFEENVLLAWLGLDGLQAWLYGVTGFTGFGVQGAAIATVFSRGVGAIFGMVWLFSGRVGIHLSLSDLMLEREMVRRIIRLGAPSSVEQSTRALGVTVLTALVALAGDDAVAALGIGNRLNSLVFLPALGLARGTETVVGQNLGSEHVERAKRAVGYSSGIVAAVLALLSVLAYVFAEPITAAFIPGEPDVIAIGADYLRIIGPTFLFIGVFQVVQGAFRGSGSTRLAMFFAILSLWVFRLPPAYALLVWAGMGATGVWYAIALSNVLSMVAASLYFLRGTWTENVVESEPTPEPLED, from the coding sequence GTGAGCAACCGCGAGGTCAACGTCACTGACGGGGCTTTGCTGAAGCCCCTGGTCGTGCTCTCGCTGCCGATCGTGCTCTCCCAGATGCTCCAGGTCGGCTACAACCTGGCCGATACCTTCTGGGTGGGCCGGGTCGGACAGGAAGCCGTCTCGGCGCTCTCTTACTCCTGGCCGCTGGTCTTTCTGATGATCTCCGTTGCAGGAGGTTTCACGGTGGCGGGAACGGTACTCGTCGCCCAGTACAAGGGCGCTGGCAAGTCCGAACTCGTGGATTACGCGGCCGGGCAGACGATCGCCTTCGTGGTCGTCGTTGCCGCGTTCTTCTCGATCGTCGGGTTTGCCCTCACGCCGTGGCTCGTGGATCTGGTCGGGGCCAGGCCGGGATCGACCGAGTATTTGCTCGCCGTCGAGTACACGCGGACGATCTTCCTGGGCGTGGTCTTCATGTTCGGCTTCTTCATCTTCCAGGCGCTGCTCCGTGGCTGGGGGGACACCCGAACGCCACTCTACCTGATGGCCTTCGGTGTCGCCCTGAACGTCGTACTGGACCCGTTCCTGATCCTGGGGTTCGAGGAGAACGTTCTCCTGGCCTGGCTCGGGCTGGACGGCCTGCAGGCGTGGCTGTATGGCGTGACTGGGTTCACCGGATTCGGCGTCCAGGGGGCAGCCATCGCGACGGTCTTCTCCCGAGGGGTCGGGGCCATTTTCGGCATGGTCTGGCTGTTCTCCGGGCGGGTTGGCATCCACCTCTCGCTCTCCGATCTCATGCTGGAGCGTGAGATGGTTCGCCGAATCATCCGGCTGGGCGCACCGTCGAGTGTCGAACAGTCCACCCGGGCACTCGGTGTCACCGTTTTGACCGCGCTGGTAGCACTCGCGGGAGACGATGCCGTGGCCGCGCTCGGCATCGGCAACCGACTGAACTCGCTTGTCTTCCTGCCGGCACTCGGGCTGGCCCGTGGGACCGAGACCGTGGTCGGACAGAACCTGGGGAGTGAACACGTCGAGCGGGCGAAACGGGCCGTCGGGTACAGTAGTGGCATCGTCGCCGCGGTGCTGGCTCTCTTGAGTGTGCTCGCGTACGTCTTCGCGGAACCGATCACCGCTGCCTTCATCCCCGGCGAACCGGACGTCATCGCCATCGGGGCGGACTACCTCCGGATTATCGGGCCGACCTTCCTGTTCATCGGGGTCTTCCAGGTCGTTCAGGGGGCCTTCCGGGGGAGTGGTTCAACCCGCCTGGCGATGTTCTTTGCTATCCTCTCGTTGTGGGTGTTCCGTCTCCCGCCGGCCTACGCCCTGCTCGTCTGGGCTGGCATGGGCGCGACTGGCGTCTGGTATGCCATCGCGCTCTCGAACGTGCTCTCGATGGTCGCAGCCTCGCTTTACTTCCTCCGGGGGACCTGGACCGAGAACGTGGTGGAGTCCGAACCGACTCCCGAACCCCTGGAAGACTGA
- a CDS encoding DASS family sodium-coupled anion symporter, with amino-acid sequence MSEATSYNRRQQIGLGLGPALFVLTHLFVTPAGLQPAANAVLASTLWIATWWVTEAAPIPVTSLLPIVLFPVCGVTSAEGATAPYANPIVFLFLGGFLVALAIERWGLHRRIALKLLVRFGTDSRRLILGFMLITAFLSMWLSNTATAMMMVPIGMGVVAQRQALREPTQANPLADRTADVLDAGSVEQSNFGTALLLGIAYAASIGGVATLIGTPPNAILAGVARAQLGIQIGFVEWMQFGLPLAVSFLLVTWVLLLRLVPPEETVLPTGHEQIRSELHALGPMGTGERRVVAVFLFLVLGWLLRPFVLEPLVPGLTDTVIAVVAGILVFLVPVDLRRGEFLLRWQDTTRVPWGVLVLFGAGFSIANAFQVSGLSAWIAGHFVGLRGVEFVWVLLAIATLVVFLSEIASNSATASLFIPIMAGLGAALLVSPLALMATVSVAASFAFMLPVATPPNAIVFGSGYLTIPDMARVGFWLNLVGIAFLTVASSLWLPVVWG; translated from the coding sequence ATGAGCGAAGCCACCTCGTACAACCGTCGGCAGCAGATCGGCCTGGGACTTGGCCCGGCCCTGTTCGTCCTGACTCACCTTTTTGTCACCCCGGCTGGCCTCCAGCCCGCAGCAAACGCGGTCCTGGCGAGCACACTCTGGATCGCAACGTGGTGGGTGACGGAGGCGGCACCGATTCCAGTCACCAGCCTGCTTCCCATCGTCCTCTTTCCGGTTTGTGGCGTCACAAGCGCCGAGGGGGCAACAGCTCCGTACGCCAACCCGATCGTGTTTCTCTTTCTGGGCGGGTTTCTGGTCGCGCTCGCGATCGAACGCTGGGGGCTCCATCGCCGAATCGCCCTGAAATTGCTCGTCCGTTTTGGGACCGACTCCCGACGGCTGATTCTGGGATTCATGCTCATCACCGCCTTCCTCTCGATGTGGCTTTCGAACACCGCCACCGCGATGATGATGGTCCCCATCGGGATGGGCGTGGTAGCCCAGCGACAGGCCCTTCGAGAGCCAACACAAGCAAACCCGTTAGCGGATCGGACGGCTGACGTTCTGGACGCCGGCTCGGTCGAGCAGTCGAACTTCGGGACGGCCCTGTTGCTCGGGATCGCCTATGCGGCCTCGATCGGCGGGGTCGCGACCCTCATCGGGACCCCGCCCAATGCCATTCTAGCTGGTGTCGCCCGCGCGCAACTCGGAATCCAGATCGGGTTCGTCGAGTGGATGCAGTTCGGACTCCCGCTGGCGGTTAGTTTTCTGCTCGTCACCTGGGTCCTGCTCCTTCGCCTGGTCCCACCCGAAGAGACGGTTCTCCCGACGGGACACGAACAGATCCGATCCGAACTGCACGCCCTTGGCCCGATGGGCACCGGCGAACGGCGAGTCGTGGCAGTCTTCCTGTTTCTCGTCCTCGGATGGTTGCTCCGGCCGTTCGTCCTGGAGCCACTCGTCCCAGGGCTCACCGACACGGTAATCGCCGTCGTCGCCGGCATACTGGTCTTTTTGGTCCCGGTCGATCTCCGTCGCGGCGAGTTTCTCCTTCGGTGGCAGGACACGACGCGAGTTCCCTGGGGCGTGTTGGTCCTTTTCGGAGCCGGGTTCTCGATCGCGAACGCGTTCCAGGTGAGTGGGCTCTCAGCCTGGATCGCCGGCCACTTCGTCGGCCTCCGGGGCGTGGAGTTCGTCTGGGTCCTCCTCGCGATTGCGACGCTCGTCGTCTTCCTTTCGGAAATCGCGTCGAACAGTGCTACTGCCTCGCTTTTCATCCCGATCATGGCCGGTCTCGGTGCTGCACTGCTGGTCTCCCCGCTCGCACTCATGGCGACGGTCTCAGTGGCCGCCTCCTTCGCATTCATGCTCCCAGTAGCGACCCCACCGAACGCTATTGTCTTCGGAAGCGGCTATCTCACGATTCCGGACATGGCGCGGGTCGGCTTCTGGCTCAACCTCGTCGGGATCGCCTTTCTCACGGTCGCAAGTTCACTCTGGCTCCCGGTCGTGTGGGGCTGA
- a CDS encoding glycosyltransferase family 39 protein codes for MATLRSLLRAGWSQFVADLRTDRFLRYILLLAVVLTGFFFWHRIPNFATRDEFSRILDALVPYGSVIEDPSWESLRSGVVWGRTPFGATTFLYGFLLLPVVVIALFAGQGEAIAALASPAWEFGFYEAWHTTPEWIWTLSIALVRLANVAFAVGSVYLTYRIGVELASRPAGRLASLFLTLSFGFLTIAHEGGEDMPATFLVLLSILLLARYVRQGDTQQFLAASVTGGLAIGFKLTAAPVIGVIAVAHLLRVHRSDQSGLARLQPGLVLTGALLGLLFILVSFPTAVVGRLDLVVERIVGGSLSRASHPTGPDAPILWWFLRGYLSALGLPLFVGSVTGIAASLWHLRDKPASAPAAVLVFTGLFGYLLLFSGWHDFRVHHLLPTIPLAAILLGWTVTRFWDRRPSLAGPLLAILLITSSLYAGVGVAGYADMPRDDAVTWLETEAEEDAVLEVYRRHLQDTAVPHSMTVQHAYGASDAGETLDPCPTYIQLGYRDLLYLAEDTYYRNGIVRASYVRSLVSEEYGYEIVAEFGPRPPNFVPDRPTPGVYHELIRLGIVPQTDQYADEQELRPNQYTLILERTGECDQSREQPF; via the coding sequence ATGGCGACACTTCGGTCCCTGCTTCGGGCCGGCTGGTCACAGTTCGTGGCCGACCTCCGGACCGACCGCTTCCTCCGCTACATTCTGCTGCTCGCAGTCGTTTTGACTGGATTTTTCTTCTGGCATCGAATCCCGAACTTCGCGACCCGCGATGAGTTCAGTCGGATTCTCGACGCGCTTGTCCCCTACGGCTCGGTCATCGAGGATCCGAGCTGGGAGTCACTCCGATCGGGGGTGGTCTGGGGGCGGACACCATTCGGGGCGACGACGTTCCTCTACGGGTTCCTGTTGCTACCGGTCGTCGTGATCGCGCTGTTCGCCGGCCAGGGTGAGGCCATCGCCGCCCTCGCATCTCCGGCCTGGGAGTTCGGGTTCTACGAGGCCTGGCATACTACTCCCGAGTGGATCTGGACCTTGTCTATCGCGCTCGTACGGCTCGCGAACGTCGCCTTCGCGGTTGGCAGCGTCTATCTCACCTACCGGATCGGCGTCGAACTCGCCTCCCGACCGGCCGGGCGACTCGCCAGCCTGTTCCTGACTCTTTCCTTTGGCTTTCTCACCATCGCCCACGAGGGCGGCGAGGACATGCCCGCGACCTTTCTGGTGCTGCTCTCGATCCTGCTTCTGGCCCGCTACGTTCGCCAGGGTGACACCCAGCAGTTCCTCGCCGCGAGTGTGACTGGTGGACTGGCGATTGGGTTTAAACTCACGGCTGCGCCCGTGATCGGGGTGATCGCGGTGGCCCACCTGCTCCGGGTGCACCGGAGCGACCAATCCGGACTGGCCCGACTTCAGCCTGGACTGGTTCTGACCGGGGCGCTCCTGGGCCTGCTCTTTATTCTCGTCAGCTTTCCGACGGCGGTCGTGGGGAGACTGGATCTGGTCGTCGAACGGATCGTCGGTGGCTCGCTTTCGCGGGCCAGTCACCCGACCGGCCCGGATGCGCCCATCCTCTGGTGGTTCCTGCGAGGATACCTCAGCGCCCTGGGGCTCCCGCTTTTCGTCGGCTCGGTAACCGGCATCGCGGCCAGCCTCTGGCATCTCCGAGACAAACCCGCGTCCGCTCCGGCCGCAGTACTCGTTTTCACCGGGCTGTTTGGCTATCTCCTGCTCTTCTCGGGGTGGCACGATTTTCGGGTCCACCATTTGCTCCCGACCATCCCGCTCGCCGCGATCTTGCTCGGCTGGACGGTAACTCGTTTCTGGGATCGTCGCCCCTCCCTTGCGGGCCCCCTTCTCGCGATCTTGCTGATTACCTCTAGTCTCTATGCGGGTGTTGGTGTGGCTGGCTACGCCGATATGCCCCGGGACGACGCGGTAACGTGGCTCGAAACGGAGGCCGAGGAGGACGCCGTGCTGGAGGTCTACCGGCGTCACCTCCAGGACACCGCGGTCCCACACTCGATGACCGTCCAGCACGCCTACGGCGCGAGCGATGCTGGCGAGACACTCGATCCCTGCCCCACGTATATCCAACTCGGGTATCGTGATCTGCTCTATCTGGCCGAGGACACCTACTACCGGAACGGAATCGTCAGGGCATCCTACGTTCGCTCGCTTGTCTCTGAAGAGTACGGCTACGAGATCGTCGCCGAGTTCGGCCCGCGCCCACCGAACTTCGTCCCCGACCGGCCAACTCCGGGCGTCTATCACGAACTCATCCGACTGGGTATCGTCCCGCAAACTGACCAGTACGCGGACGAACAGGAGCTTCGACCGAACCAGTACACCCTCATCCTGGAGCGGACTGGCGAGTGTGACCAGTCCCGGGAGCAGCCCTTCTAG
- a CDS encoding YbaK/EbsC family protein produces MDEPTARFRRRARETLGTTPEVRELPAGTHSAADAAAALDCSIEAIVKSIVFLGDGEPVLVYTAGHHEVAESALAEVLDAEVVELADPETVEEVSGWPIGGVPPVGHEIDRTLIDPALQQFETIWGGAGTPETVAAVDPADLVTVLGADPADIFE; encoded by the coding sequence ATGGACGAACCCACTGCACGATTCCGTCGGCGCGCCCGCGAAACGCTGGGAACGACCCCTGAAGTGCGCGAGCTACCGGCCGGCACGCACAGTGCCGCCGACGCCGCAGCCGCTCTCGACTGCTCGATCGAGGCCATCGTCAAGAGCATCGTCTTTCTCGGGGACGGCGAGCCGGTTCTCGTCTATACCGCCGGCCACCACGAGGTTGCGGAATCCGCCCTGGCCGAGGTACTCGATGCCGAAGTGGTCGAACTGGCCGACCCGGAGACGGTAGAAGAAGTCAGTGGCTGGCCGATTGGTGGCGTCCCACCAGTGGGTCACGAAATCGATCGGACGCTCATCGACCCTGCGCTCCAGCAGTTCGAGACGATCTGGGGCGGGGCTGGAACCCCAGAGACGGTCGCCGCCGTGGATCCAGCGGACCTCGTGACCGTCCTCGGGGCCGACCCCGCAGACATCTTCGAGTGA
- a CDS encoding universal stress protein, giving the protein MYDDILLPFDGSDGAAAILHHASEIAHRFDATIRVLYVADTTRYSVTRVGEQTVDTLVGKGREVVEEAGQVLDTLATPYETDVVQGNPAPTIAAYAEEYDYDLIIQPTHGRTGLSRHVLGSVSEKVLRLASVPVLTARMRPDEETLTFPYERILLPTDGSEAARRAARHGLSLAASIDASVHVLAAVPENVPERSLLGDEAVGEAAATEAVEAVLDVAESMDVAEPKTHVAHGDPVERIRETIDEHAIHAVVMGTTGRRGTDRILLGSVAERTVRTAPVPVITIGGE; this is encoded by the coding sequence ATGTACGACGACATCCTCTTGCCGTTCGACGGGAGTGACGGGGCGGCCGCGATCCTCCACCACGCGAGTGAGATCGCCCATCGGTTCGACGCCACGATTCGGGTGCTCTACGTCGCGGACACGACTCGCTATAGTGTCACCCGTGTTGGCGAGCAAACCGTCGATACGCTTGTCGGGAAAGGCAGGGAGGTCGTCGAGGAGGCGGGTCAGGTGCTTGACACGCTCGCCACGCCTTACGAGACCGACGTCGTGCAGGGCAACCCGGCTCCGACGATCGCCGCGTACGCCGAGGAGTACGATTATGATCTGATCATCCAGCCGACCCACGGACGGACCGGCCTGTCCCGACACGTACTGGGCAGCGTCTCGGAGAAAGTCCTCAGACTCGCTTCGGTACCCGTGCTCACCGCCCGAATGCGACCCGATGAGGAGACACTGACATTCCCGTACGAACGGATTCTGCTGCCAACCGACGGGAGCGAGGCCGCCCGCCGAGCGGCCCGACATGGACTGTCCCTGGCGGCGTCAATCGACGCCTCCGTCCACGTACTCGCAGCCGTACCGGAAAATGTGCCCGAACGAAGTCTCTTGGGGGACGAGGCGGTGGGCGAGGCGGCCGCGACCGAAGCGGTCGAGGCCGTTCTCGACGTCGCCGAATCGATGGACGTGGCCGAACCGAAAACACACGTGGCACACGGCGATCCTGTGGAGCGCATTCGGGAGACGATCGACGAACACGCGATTCACGCCGTGGTTATGGGGACGACTGGTCGGCGTGGCACCGATCGCATTCTGCTGGGGAGTGTCGCCGAGCGGACCGTTCGCACGGCTCCAGTGCCGGTCATCACGATTGGCGGCGAGTGA